ATCCACTTGGTTAAGGGATAAATCTGATTCAGAATCACCAATTGATTAAACACATCTGCTAGAAAAATGACTGTTCCAACATAGAGGGGGGCACGCATTTTTAAGCCTAACCCTGCCAAGATTGAGAGTAAGCTGACAATCCCCACGGCTAAGCCAGTCCAGCGATCGCTCAATAACATACCCCCCTGGATTAACCCCAATCCCACTAACCGTAACCAGTGGCGATTATCCCGCTGTTCCCGTTGTTGTAATCCTGGATCAAATTGGGCGATATAGAGCAATGTCAGGGCGAGGGGGAGCGTTGTCAGGAGGCGATCATCGATCGCCTGCCAATCTAACCAACGCCAGATCGCCCAATCGGCCAGAAATACACTGACATAGGTGAATTGGAAATTGCGCGATCGATAGGCTAACCAGCCATAGTAACCCGCTGCGATCAGGGCATTACCCGGATGCAACCAATCCAGGGTCGTCATCAGGGCCGTAACCAGGGGCAGTCCGATCGCCGATCGTCGCCAGGGTTGCGGTTGCCAGCCCCACCGTTGCCAGGGCAGGCTATACCAAACCACACCCAGGCCACAAGCGACAAAGCCCAGCCACTGATCGATCACACTTAACTGGCTCCAGTTGATGCGGGCAAAGCCCAAGAGCACTAACCCTTGCCAAAGGCCCGCATAGACCCACATCCCCGCTATTTCAGGCAAAGTTGCATGGCGTCCCCGCAGCAGCGCATAGAGACAGAGATAGCCCGCGATCGCCAACCCCAGTTCCTTGAGCGTTGGCGGCGCAAACAGGCTGATGAGGGTAGCAAAGAGCATAAGAAAAATGCCCAAGCCCCAGTGCAAATTGGCCCAGAGATCCAAGGGGGTGGCGGGAAGATTCAGTAACCAAACCCAGAACCGCTGCCCGCTTTGGCCAACCAGCATCATCGCTGCTGCTGTGCCCGCGAGAATGATCAAGCCATCCGCCGCACTGCCCCCTGGTGTCTGGAACAGTTGGTAGCCCACCCCTTCGTAAATCCCCAGGGATAGGCCAATTAACCCCATGACTTGCAGCGGTCGCCACACCGGTTGCTGTCCCCCCACTCCCAATGCCACAATCGCCGTTACTAGGGTTAGCCCCCCCGTCCAGGCCGTGATCACCGCCAACCGCAATGCCCAGCCCAGTAGGGCCACCAGTAGGGGCAACCAGCGTACCCAGGGGGAGGGCCGCCGCCAACGCCAACGGCCCCAAGCCATCAGCAGTAGGCCGGTGAGGTCATAGGCAACCGCCAGATCTAAGCCGCCGCCCCCTGCTAGCCAAACGGCTTCGGCCAGAGCTAGACCGAGGGGAACGGCGATTCCATACACGCTGAGGTCGTCCGCGAGCGACCAACGGCGCAGGGCCACCGCCGCTGCCGTCACGATGGCCGCCCCCAGCACCAGCCCCGTTGCCGGGGACGCGAAGGCGGAACCCAGACTGAGGGGGGAATAGCGGGCTGTGACCTGGAGCAATAGTGCCAGGATTTGTACCCCATAGAAGACGATCGCCCAAAAATCCGCCGCATTGGCATAGAGCCAGGGCAAGGGGGTTCGCGTCGCCGGTGGGTCGGCGGTGGGGGCAACCGTCACCCTCTGGTTGAGGTAGCGATAGAGTCCCCACAGTAGGGCGATCGTCAGGGCGCCTGCCAGTAACCATTGCGGTGACGAAAAGGGCGACAAACCAGGCCACCCCTCCCACAGCAGGGTAACGCCACTGGCAAGGCCAAAGCCAAGGGCGATCGCGGTTGTCCACCGGGTTGGCCAATAGTAGGTATTGATTACCATGAGCACTGCCGCTGCCCCTAACCCCAATAACCGCACCCGGAAGTCCGGCAGGGTCAGCACTTGCGCCAGGAACAGAGTGACCACCGTTAAGGGCACGGTCACTGCTGGCGGGGCCAGGGTTGCCCGCCGCGTCATCAAGGTTAGTCCCAGGGGAACCACCAGCCAGATCAGGGGCCAACCGGGGCGATCGGCCATGACCGTATTGCCCATGCCCATTGCCATTCCCTGACGGACTCCCAGTAACAGGACATAACTCAGCCCGGCCAACCCCAGTCCCAAATGCCAGGTACTTCGTCGCCAGCGATCCCCCAGCCGACTCAGACTAATCCCCCACAGGCCGAGGGTTTGCCCCAGAAGCACCCCTGCCCACTGCCACGCATCCATCTGGGGGAACCGCAGGGCGATCGCGGCGCAGAGGGTCGCCATCCCCGCCGTCAGGGTGAGATAGACTAACCGCCGTTCTGGAGTGGGCCGACGGACCAATCCCCCGATTAAAACCAAGGTTGACGTACCCAGGTTGAGCAATCGCACCACGGGATTGGCCAAACTGATCAGAGTGAGCAGGCTGCCAAAGAGGAACGCGATCCTTTCCGCAACAGTGGCCCCCTGGATCTGTCCCTGCCGTCGTAGCCAATGGCTATAAACCACGATGCCGATCAGGTAGGGCAACCCCGCGATCGCCAGCAGGACACTGGGCATGGCTTGCGCCCCTGTCCATTGCAAGAGGCCGGTGATCAGGGCCTGTTGGAACACATCTGGGACCAGCCGCCAGAGGAGCCAACCCCCTTGTAGGCCGATGAGAAACAGCCCCCAACCATCCCCCGCTTCCCCGGAGCGTCGGAACCGTCGATGGCAGAGGTTCAGAATCAGGCCACTCACCACCAGCGCTTGACCGGGATGGGTACCGATCGCGGCTAACCAACCCAGAATGAGTAATACTCCCCCTGTCCGTTCCCAGCGTTGTGCGGGGGTTAGTTGCGGAGCGATCGCCGTGGCTACGCGAGAGGCCGCGCGGGTTGCCTCTTCGGTGGCCCAGCGTTGCGCCAACTCGGTTAAGAGCCATCCACAACCCCCGATCGCCAACCCCACTTGACCGATCGCGACCCCCTGGCTAAACACTGCCCGCACCAGCAGTACGACCAGACCATAGGCGACGAGCGCCGCCCCCAGGGTCAGGCGTGGGGGTGCCGGAGGCGGTTCTAGGGATAAGGCCGAAGGAGTGCGAGGAGGATTTGCCGACATGGGCTGGGTAAAGCCAGAACGGCGCTGGTCTACCCCGGTAATCAGGATCGTGGCAATGACACCGCTATAGACCGCGAGCAGCGACCAGCCAGCCATCGCCCACCCCCAGTGCAAGCAACTTAGCCCCAGATAATTAAAGGCCCGCAACCGCGATCGGGGGGGACTGGCCTCAGAGGCAAGACTGGGGGCATGGGGAAGCAGGGACAGGACGATCGCCGTCAGGCTACCACTGGCGATCGCCCCTAGCAGCCACCCTGACAGACTCGTCCAGAGACGTAAGGCATCCATTGCCCAGGTGTTGATGGCCACCAGCAAGAGGGTGATCAAGTGCAGCATCCAGGCCGTCGATCGCAAATTGGGTTGTCGAGCGCTCCAAACGGCTGCCCCCCAGAAGACCAGGGTATAGGTCCAGAGAATGGCATATTGCCCGGTGGGTGCAAACTGTTGCCATTGACTGGCCGCCAGGACAGCGGAAGAAACCACGACCAAGACGACACCCAACCCCAACAGCCACAGCACACTCAACTCCGCCATGAGTGATTGCAGGAAGCGGGCGATTCCGGTTTGGGGACGCTGTGGGAACGGGCCAAGGGCAGGTTCCAGGTCAGTAGACCGGGACGTTGGGGATGGGCCGGAGCGATCGCGAACGGGGGACGGGTGGGGAATGCTGCGAGAGCTTGAGACCACTGCTTCTGGAGAACCGGTGGGCACCGGCTGGGGACTGATGCTTGGGGGGAACATCCCCGATCCAGGCGAGAGGCTAGTTGGTTGCGCGGCGGGCGTTGGCAGGTGGCAGGTGAGCCTTTCCCGGCACAGGCGACGAACGGTTGCATCGGAAATCAGCCCCCGCTGGAGCCAATCATCCAAGCCAGCCAACAGTTGCGGATGGGAAGTAGAAACCGAAATTTCCAGGTATTGGCGGCGGGAATCGGACTGGGAAGCCATGATGATTAGCCCTGGACAGCAATACCCCCATCATGCCGATCTATGGCCCATTCCCGATCGCGATCGGGCAACTTTTACAAGTGTCCCTCTCCTAGAGGACACCTGCTGCCCGACCGGCCCAGGGCAGCCCGCCTTAACTGGCTTCCGCATCGGCTCCCCTGGGTTTCAACCGGGATTGCAACACGGTCCAACTCCAGCCCAGGCTAAACCCACCAAATACCGTGAGCGCGATCGCGGGGCCAGAAGGAACATTCAGATAGTAACTGAGGTATAGGCCCACCAGACTGGCGATCGCGCCTAACCCCGCACCTAAAATCATCATCCAGTGCAGTTCCTTGACAAACAAATAGGCCGTTGCGGCTGGCCCCACCATCAGGGCAACCACCAGAATCACACCCACTGCTTTCATGCTGGCAATAATGGTGAGGGTAATCCCTGCCATCAACCCCAAATTAAGCACCTGCACGGGGAGTCCCATCGCTTCGGCCCCCTGGCGATCGAAAGTAAAAAATAGAAGTTCTTTATAAAAGCATCTGATCGCAACCAGGATAATAATGCCGATCGTGACAATTTCTCGAATGTCATCCGGGGTAATACTGAGGATATTACCAAA
This DNA window, taken from Trichothermofontia sichuanensis B231, encodes the following:
- a CDS encoding metal ABC transporter permease, encoding MHWFLDPLNYDFMRLALTTGILVGVLCPIVGSFLIVQRMAMLGDVVAHAILPGLAIAHFLGINLLLGAFLFGMMSTFIIAWVQWQGRIKVDTAMALTFASFFALGVTLLTLFKSSLDLEDLLFGNILSITPDDIREIVTIGIIILVAIRCFYKELLFFTFDRQGAEAMGLPVQVLNLGLMAGITLTIIASMKAVGVILVVALMVGPAATAYLFVKELHWMMILGAGLGAIASLVGLYLSYYLNVPSGPAIALTVFGGFSLGWSWTVLQSRLKPRGADAEAS